Genomic DNA from Theobroma cacao cultivar B97-61/B2 chromosome 3, Criollo_cocoa_genome_V2, whole genome shotgun sequence:
ctagccgagggtttctcaccaaaccttctcaatttaaacttaattcatttattccttaatgttggaagtccacgctcaactatggtatcaaagaaatgaaaaatagggcaacaACCGAACCAAATGAGAAGCAAAAGAGAAAGTtttttgttgcagcgagaatgaatctcgctgcagcgaaatttttGGTCtcaaacagaaagtttctcgctacaacgagaagctacagtaacattctcgctacagcgagatttcGGCTAGCCTTACCCCTccaacctgagagtttctcactgtaacgagaatgaatctcgctgtagcgagaaacaaagcaatgagaaaaaatttccttcctttcaagaaaaagccatcctgttgaaatgacaaattcaacataaaacacataaaggtttccaaagttcaacatgccaaattcatatgcatttcaaccataaaccatatacatgagttttcattctctaaacatatatatacatatacatacatggaTAAATACCAATACCACTATCATCAcatccagctcatgtgcatcccccNNNNNNNNNNNNNNNNNNNNNNNNNNNNNNNNNNNNNNNNNNNNNNNNNNNNNNNNNNNNNNNNNNNNNNNNNNNNNNNNNNNNNNNNNNNNNNNNNNNNNNNNNNNNNNNNNNNNNNNNNNNNNNNNNNNNNNNNNNNNNNNNNNNNNNNNNNNNNNNNNNNNNNNNNNNNNNNATCaaccatcatgcacaacatatatatatatatatatatatatatatatctatatatataccaacataatgtagtagtgcCTGAATCCATATCAACcgcatgtcacaacataaaatcaatttatcaaaggcttgttcccaaagcACTCGTTtttagaaaagttggataaatcATTCAATTGTTTGTGCAGCTACattcatattcccaaaacaagttttgaaatgcagttcactcaccagtatttttgttgaacctttagtcgactctaacttccctaattgtccaaatgggataaTGGGGCTTCCTTGGAACctaccatcacattaacatcaccattatgtcaattcacatacttatagattctaaaagctatttcttgGTTAGCTTCCAATTGtcatttaaatggctatctatatTCACTACCTTAaccactctaaaatgaataaacatcCTACTATATAACATTCACAAGCCTAATCACTAGCCACCCTCAACAtttaaaatcaactttaatttaCTGCTCATCTTGATAGCCTTGAAATTCTGAAATTCCTTCCAATAGTTTTCCAAGCTAAtataaaagctatctctttctctctctaaaacacctaactagtgagagagagtatgaaaataagatttttcaagggttttaaagtgggaaagtgaaaaagcacaagaattctagtcaaaagggcacaaaggtatgaaaattagagttagagagagaaggttATAAAAGTTTCATAttaagcttccatggagggtGGAAGCaacatgaaagaaaagaaggaagaagaagaggaagttGTTGAAGAATgtagaagctactggaaggaagagatatttatagcccatgcttatccattccacttaaattaccaaaatgcccctccacaaattagtttgttctcctccaaccctttatgcaatctttttactcttttgatactgggacaaggtccataatgatCTAGAAATGCttgagttcatgaaaacttaaaaattctaatccgaggtaaaaaatgaccattttgcccctaccgtgaaaatcatcaaaatttttattttcttatcattttacccatattttcatcatttatttatGCTTTTGGCCTACTTatgccttaatattgtttaaaacttacttttaggaacttactaaaaaaataacgaaattacccctgattaaGGATGTTGCGTCTATTACTAATTATGAGTCTATAAAGATCAAAGTCTCACAGGAGTGGTGCCACATAACACCACTCATTCATTGAAGtgtcaaaaattattatttcgTATATTACTTATGTTAGAGTTTTATGTAGTTAATGATACTAACGAACTAACTTTGTAGAAAGTGAGGTCAGACACTCCAAGTCAAAATAGATTTATCtaaaagtaatttatatattaaatttaaatactataaaatttttttttgtataatttaagtttttattgaaaaagttAAAACTTAAACTACTCTCATTCTCCAAGAAATTaccttttataattaaacCTAAACTACTCTCCCtctctaaaaatattaccttttataatttaatttttattattattagtttaattataacattataaaaaaaaaaaatttttgaatccGCTTTTGGGTGCTATCTCAGGCGAGGATGAAAGGGTCATAAGGGTAGCGTGAAAGAGTCGTACGGTGTCTTCTCCAAATCGATTAGAATAGAAGACTTTCAATACGTGTAGCTGcgaacataaaaaaaaaaaaaagggtctAAACTTCTTCACCACCTTACATTGGGCCTTTTCTCATTCATTCGTTGTCGAAAAAGATTCAAGTAGTGTGATCTTTGGGGCCGCCAATGACTCAACAGTTCCTTGGCGTACGAAGCCAACCTCCAACCATATATGAAAAGTAGAATCTGGTGACTTTTTGGCCATTATGTAGTTCTTATAGTTCGGGTTTTATATTCGTTAAATTGTCTTGTTTTGCCTCGACTTCTTGTTATTTATCACTTCTTGCTAAATTCTCAATAAAACTTTCTTGTCTTTTTAAAAAACactattaacaaaataaaaaatataaaactgtAAATGTGTTTGTTTtggattatttttattttttatggtaCAATATGATAACCCGAATATGTTAAGAAAATTTAGGCCAAACACTATGTTAAACGCTAAGACaatttggcttttttttttttcaataaagtACGCAACTTTAagtctaatttatttttttttttaaaaaaaacaaagtaaaggaagaaaatagaaaagttCCAGAAAGCCCTAAAACCCTTTCAAAGCTCTCGTTTTCCCAGTGCAGAAACAGAGTTGAGGttgtttctttccttcttgTTTCTTAACACTCTCCCGCCTCGTCTGCAACAGCAACAGTAGAAAACAATGTCGCTTCGAGTGCTAAACCCGAATGCGGAAGTTCTGAACAAATCGGCGGCGCTGCACATGAACATCAACGCCGCCAAAGGGTTGCAGGATGTTCTCAAAACCAACCTGGGACCCAAGGGCACCATTAAAATGCTTGTTGGTGGCGCTGGCGATATCAAGCTTACTAAGGATGGAAACACTCTCTTGAAAGAAATGGtaccttttccttttcctcccCTATTTTCCTCTTTTATATCAAACAAAGCCCTTCATATTTTGATCTACTTCCATTTCTATTATTTCCAATATCTAATTATTAAtgcaacatttttttttataattttgcttaatcaaaaaagaaaaaaaattttccattttcctaGACGAGTTTGGGTATGATTTAGTACATTTTAGTGAGTTGGTTGGTTGAAAATGTTTCAGCAAATTCAAAACCCAACAGCTATTATGATAGCCAGGACAGCTGTTGCGCAAGATGACATTAGCGGAGACGGAACTACATCTACTGTCATCTTCATTGGCGAGCTTATGAAGCAATCTGAGCGTTACATTGACGAAGGTTAGTGCTCAACTTTGCGCTTTTCTCTTTGAATTAAGGGTTTTGTAGCGAACCTTTTATCTTCCAATCCATTTTCATGGAATTCTATTAGCTTACCCCTTTTTgatattgatttttaatttatcaatataaaaaatgtagtaactaataattttttttttaattttttcattgaaGTTGTTATTCCTAGTCCCTGTTGTCTTTTTCCTTATTCTTTCTTATTAATGAACCAATACATTTGTTAGGTGCGAGTTACATGTACTTTACCCTTATAAAAGCAACACTTCATTCTCCCATTGTTGTCTTGTTTGTAGCAAAATGACGCATTAAGAAGAGTTCCAAGTTTATCTCTAATCGTATCAAGTTTAATGAATTCGATGAGAATTTCACTACTTGAATGGTGGGGAAGGAGGGGCATACTTAATGGAAGTTAGAGTTATTTGcatattaacaagaaaaagacTTTTGTatcttccctttttttttctctcattgtTTGTTGTTTGAGGGGGAGGGGTGGTTGGGATAGTAAGAGGCACTTGTTAGTCTTGTTATTGGCAGTAATTCTTTcattttaaggaaaatataaagGGCAAGACTTAGGTTTAGGTAAGGTTCCTTAGGTCAATTTTGTGAGTtcttaaataaaaacttaaaatcagAATCCAAAAAGAGagattgaaaaaatttattacataGGCACGAAATTTGGTaaaatttgaatgaattttgataatatatttaaatattcatttttattaaaaattaagacaAAGTTTTCACCTTTCAATAAGcattgataaaaattttgtatacagtTACTTTTTCTAACCAATGATTTATAGGTTGAAGTCTGAATATTTGGTACATCTACTAATTCTATTTGGCAGTTTTAGTCCCTCTAGCTCAATTTATCTGTACACTTCTGTTGAAAGTTCACTTTAAGGACAAATGAAAATGGTGTTAAAATTGTGCTGTTAAATTAGACAACATGGCTTTTTTGTGACGACCTGACATGtcaacttgaatttttttggccATGTGCTACACAttatcacaaaaaaaaattatttacaaaaaaaattatttttaataaaaaatactaaaaattgcttttttataatcttaaaatattaattattgtataattacaataaaatatgattatttagATTGATATGTGCCACGttgtcaaaaaaattaatccacCTTGGCATGCATTGTCATCTCCAAAATGCCACAACATCCAAGTTGAaggtaaaattgaaacaccATTATCATTGTCATTAAACCaactttaattgaaaatatagGCATCAAATTCATTGAAATTGGGGTAGAGAGATTAAAACCATCGAATTGAGATAATAGAAGGACCAAATTCAAACTTGGATTATTGATTAACATATTATTGATTCTTCATTGAACTTGATCAATATGTTGGTTTGGattttgttttccattttatttGATTGCTTTTAATGGGAAACCTCACAAACTTGACCTAGGTTTTgcacaaaatttaaaagcatatatatatatgttcgtgtgtatatatgtatatgttcCCTTCTGTTTTTATTCGTTATCTATATTCATGATGTTAAAGCTTGGTTCAGGGATGCATCCCCGTGTTCTGGttgatggttttgaaattgCCAAAAGAGCTACCCTCCAGTTCCTTGAAAAGTTTAAGACTCCAGTGGTGATGGGTACTGAACCAGATAAAGAGATTCTGAAAATGGTTGCTAGAACTACACTAAGGACTAAGgtatttctctttcttcctctcCTTCCCTTACTCCCTTGTTTGTTTTCCAGGGTATGGCTCATAAGATTGATGTTTGTTTTCTCACACAGTTGTATGAAGCATTAGCTGATCAGCTGACTGACATAGTTGTTAATGCGGCAAGTGAATCTGGTGTTGGCTTTTATTTAGAACTTACTGCAGAGCATGTGAAACTCATTTCTTTCAACTTGTACATGTCATTTGGTTGGCTGGTTTACACTTCGGTggaataaacttttatttgatttcaCAGGTACTTTGTATTCAAAAGCCTGATGAACCTTTTGATCTCTTTATGGTGGAAATAATGCACATGCGGCATAAGTTTGATGTAGACACGCGGCTGGTATGTTCCTTGTTTTATCCTGCATTGCAAGTACACCAAGAGTGCCCTTGCtctcatttaaattttttgagaattGGAGTATCCAATGGCTTTGTCCCTGGTTGCTGTTGTTACAGTATGATAGAGAAATTGGGATTTCTTATTAGTTTTACTTGTTTGATTAATTCTGAGAATTTTGCTGGTTACTTGCTCCTTTGAAGGCTTGAGGttaatttctcttttcaaGAAAGGGACCTTCTTAAGGGGAAAGGGGAGTCATTCTATTAGGCTATTGTCTTTAGGGGCATTATTAGCTTTTCTCTAAAATAGCTACAATTAAAGTGagttttcattttgatttcaggaaaaataatattttcttgaaTGAGTTGCTATAAGTGCAAGTTTGGCTCTTCTCAAATAAAGTCTAGAAACAACATTTTTTGATAAGGGTATTATTTTGTGGCATATAGCATCTATTATCTAACATTGGAATTATATTTTGTGTAAGATTGCTTGATCTCAAATAATATGGATAAGAAATCATGGAATTAAATGCCAAGGGGataccccccccccccccccttttctcttttatttctttaactCGCCAGGGGTTAGATAATTGGAGCTAACCTTTGCTTGTATAATTGCGACTGAATGCCTCTATTGTGTTTGTCTTTAATTTTTGGTGAGTCTGTGTGGTATGCATCTGTATCATGCAGTTTCTTAAGTTTACTTTGTGGTCTCCTAGGTTGAGGGTCTAGTTCTTGACCATGGTTCTAGGCATCCTGATATGAAGCGACGAGCAGAAAATTGTTACATCTTGACATGCAATGTATCATTGGAGTATGAGAAAAGGTACATATATGTGAATCTAATGTCCCTTTTCTTTGGCAGCATGGTGGGGGCACTGTTTGTTCTGGGGAAGATTTGGTTGGTTATCCTTTTTGTATTGAAAGGAAATATTACACAATGATATTAATACTTGGTGAAATCTAATCTTTCATGGGCAAAGCATCATATGGTCTCCACTGCTGCATTTTTGTGGTTATCCTGGATATGATCCATTTTTGCTATACagataaaatggtaatttgatATAATTGTATATTTTGACATGTCCTAAGTATATGGTGATCATTGTgatatctattttattttttgatatgtACTTGTTACTTCTTACAATGCCATTAGTTTTGTTTGTTATTTGGTGAGCAGAAATTCTATCATGATGACATTTATGTTAATGGTCCTGTAGAAAATAATATCTTCCCTGCTTCTAGCACTCCAATCCATTAGATTATTGTCTTCTATGTATTTTTCCTGTCCTATTCCATGTCTTTTTGTTAGCTTTTTGGTCAAATAGATCTCTAATGTTTTTGAACTAATTTCTGTTGATTGATGCTGTCTAATTAAAGAAGTTTTTCGAATATTAGCAAATCGTTACGATTATTAGTATATTTGCAATAAGATTTTGATTCAATTTTGAAAGGCCAGGAGGTCAAGATATGGTATTTTTAAACCACTTTTTACCAACATAGAAACTTGATTCTTTTGTAATAAATGTTGCCTATTTTTTCAACTTTAGGGTTTTGGCCCTTAAGTTGATTGTGGATATGATTTGTTTTCATTGTCATGCTACTAATATTTTAGTCCTCAGTGAAATAAATGCGGGCTTTTTCTACTCAAATGCTGAACAGAGAGAGGCAATGGTTGCAGCTGAAAGGCGTGCAGTTGATGAACgagtcaaaaaaattattgagcTAAAAGATAAGGTAGCTTGTGTGATGCATCATGTGCTAACATTGAAAATGTGGCATTGATACTGCAGGTGTATGTCAATTCTAATGATATTCCTACTCTTGCTGGCCATCTGTAGGTTTGTGCTGGCACTGACAACAACTTTGTTGTTATTAACCAAAAGGGTATCGATCCCCCTTCCTTGCATCTTCTTCAACAAGCAGGGGTAAGTTATGGACCTTTGGTCCTTTAGTCCTTTACCTACTTGTGAATATTTAATGATGTCTTACTAATTGCTAGTTGCCTATAAAGggcttttctttttgggtgcAAAATCACTTTCTTAcaaatgtttcaatttttccatttttcccCCAAAAGAGAAACAGAAGCAGCAATAAGTGAACACATGATGATTGAGATACCTGACTACTAATCTTGGTCTCCATTCACtgataattataatgttatttcaATTACATTAGGTTGAGTGTCAGTAGGAGAATGTGTTTTCATAAGCTTCCATTTTGGCATACAAAGTAGTGGTTTCCTCCTTTTGGCAGGAGGATGATTGCCTTGGTTTAAGGTTTTTCTGTGGTTCCCATCTATATATTTCTTTCCCATGAATTTGTGGTTTGATATATGGTTCTAGAATATCAAGAAGAAATGCATTCAATGTAAACTGGCCTTTTCTTCTGTTGCTGTAATTCTATTAACAATTGTGAGGGTAAAATAtgtatcatgttttgaaatGAGAGTAGTCATTTCTTAGGGTATGCCATTTTTAATTGTCAATAATTACTGCCAGATGTTGAagttcttttgttcttttgggCATTGCTCAAATGATAAGGAGCAGATAGGATTATACTAGTTCTTATGTTCAATAGTTCAAGTGTTACATATAGAactgaaataatttattaaggttttagttaaattttgtCTCTCACCTGTGTTCTATTGCAATGCTGAATCATGGTTTTGTAGATCATTGCCCTCAGAAGAGCAAAGCGAAGAAATATGGAAAGGCTCGTTTTGTCTTGCGGAGGAGAAGCTGTAAACTCTGTTGATGATTTAACCCCTGATTGTCTTGGATGGGCTGGACTTGTCTATGAGCATGTCCTAGGGGAAGATAAG
This window encodes:
- the LOC18604436 gene encoding T-complex protein 1 subunit zeta 1, whose translation is MSLRVLNPNAEVLNKSAALHMNINAAKGLQDVLKTNLGPKGTIKMLVGGAGDIKLTKDGNTLLKEMQIQNPTAIMIARTAVAQDDISGDGTTSTVIFIGELMKQSERYIDEGMHPRVLVDGFEIAKRATLQFLEKFKTPVVMGTEPDKEILKMVARTTLRTKLYEALADQLTDIVVNAVLCIQKPDEPFDLFMVEIMHMRHKFDVDTRLVEGLVLDHGSRHPDMKRRAENCYILTCNVSLEYEKSEINAGFFYSNAEQREAMVAAERRAVDERVKKIIELKDKVCAGTDNNFVVINQKGIDPPSLHLLQQAGIIALRRAKRRNMERLVLSCGGEAVNSVDDLTPDCLGWAGLVYEHVLGEDKYTFVENVKNPHSCTILIKGPNDHTIAQIKDAVRDGLRAVKNTIEDEAVVLGAGAFEVAARQYLINEVKKTVQGRAQLGVEAFADALLVVPKTLAENAGLDTQDVIIGLTGEHDRGNIVGLNHQTGEPMDPQMEGIFDNYSVKRQIINSGPVIASQLLLVDEVIRAGRNMRKPT